The Humulus lupulus chromosome 4, drHumLupu1.1, whole genome shotgun sequence genome has a window encoding:
- the LOC133832060 gene encoding ubiquitin carboxyl-terminal hydrolase 9-like encodes MLMRFFCLQRFMNIRFFDIWKTPQSYWLQLRRMTTYRLFKNVVGRSRVEIIHRPHEKCPSDSVKGCQGKLIGTPFVTYLKEPICGANVEAAVTRLLSPLMRTRPSVKLQNCKENGFEKEVIEEPSNSYNSKNLSMDDAEVEEKSSEALFLC; translated from the exons ATGCTGATGAGATTCTTCTGCTTGCAGAG GTTTATGAACATAAGATTTTTCGATATTTGGAAAACCCCTCAGAGCTATTGGCTCCAATTAAGGAGGATGACCACTTATAGACTTTTTAAAAATGTCGTGGGAAGATCTAGAGTTGAAATAATTCATCGACCACATGAAAA GTGCCCGTCAGACAGTGTTAAGGGTTGTCAGGGAAAGCTTATCGGTACCCCTTTTGTTACTTATTTAAAAGAGCCAATATGTGGAGCCAATGTTGAAGCCGCTGTTACTAGATTGTTGTCACCTTTGATGAGAACGCGTCCTTCAGTTAAGCTCCAGAATTGTAAGGAAAATGGATTTGAAAAAGAGGTTATTGAAGAACCGTCAAACAGCTACAATTCTAAGAACCTGTCAATGGATGATGCAGAAGTAGAGGAAAAATCCAGCGAAGCGTTATttctgtgttga